CAAGGCCAGGTAGTCGTGGAGGGTCGCCCCCCACAGGCCGTAGACCGTGTCGCCCATCTCCATCTGAAAATAGCCGCCGATGGGCGTCCCCTGGTGGTAGACCATGACGATATTGAAGCTGCCGGGAAAGCAGCGGATGATGTTTTCCAGGAACGAGCGGCCGAAAACGGGTGTGCCCACCTGGTGGGTGAACCGGCTCAGCACCCGGTAAAAATCGTCCAGCCGCCGGCCCGTGCGATCGACCTCCACCTGCAGGTCGTTGTTGCGCCCCATGCGGATCTGCCGGCGGATGTTGCGATCCAGCCGGCGCCAGAGGGCTTCCTCCCCATCCCCCAGCTCCACGATCCACGCCTCGTGTTCACAGCTGGTCTGAAACGGGCCGGGCCAGGGCTGGCGGGTGTCGTGGAGGACCAGCCGCCTGGCACCCAGGCGCTCGGCCAGGCCCTGCCCCGCGGCCAGCAGCGCCCCGGCGACCTCTGGACTCTCCGCGCAGAGGCCTCCCGGCAGGGTGGTCACCGTGTGGCCGGTCAGCCGGCTGGGCACCACGAAGAGGGGGAGCACCCCGGCCACCTGTCGGCCTTCCACCGCCATCAGGTAGCAGGTCCTGTAGCCGTAGGTGCGGGTCAATACCTCCCGCCAGGCGGCCAGATGTTGGGGCAGGCCATGGGGGGAGGCGCGCACGTAGGCATCCCAGTGCGCCCGGTTTTCGTCGCGCAACTCAACGATCTCCATGGGACAGCTTCCCCCTCTACATACACGCACTATTGTTGCACTTTATCTTGAGCCCAAATGAATCTTGAGCCCAGATGAATCTTGAGCCCAGATGGCGCTG
This sequence is a window from Litorilinea aerophila. Protein-coding genes within it:
- a CDS encoding GNAT family N-acetyltransferase — its product is MEIVELRDENRAHWDAYVRASPHGLPQHLAAWREVLTRTYGYRTCYLMAVEGRQVAGVLPLFVVPSRLTGHTVTTLPGGLCAESPEVAGALLAAGQGLAERLGARRLVLHDTRQPWPGPFQTSCEHEAWIVELGDGEEALWRRLDRNIRRQIRMGRNNDLQVEVDRTGRRLDDFYRVLSRFTHQVGTPVFGRSFLENIIRCFPGSFNIVMVYHQGTPIGGYFQMEMGDTVYGLWGATLHDYLALRPVYLAYWTILSDAIAQGFRFLDMGRSPADTNTSRFKGQWGGSPVPVYQQVAPLASGEAAASANGRPAGAVAIQVRQSGLFQAFQQLWPRLPFPLAQFLGPRLRRHVPFA